TTATGATTGTTACTGTTGTTGCAATTTGTGAGATGATAACAATCTTTTTCCGCGAATATTTATCTGCTACATAACCTGCAATCGGAGAAGCTAATGTTCTTGGCAAGATATTGCATATTAAGTTGGTAGCGAAACTTGTTGCAGAGCCTGTTAATTGCAAAATATAAAAACTGATTGCGAAAGTATACACTTGTGCTCCAAATGTAGAAATAAGCTTACTTATCGTAAACGTATACAGATGATAAGTTGCTTTTTTTAACTTTAATGTTTGATCCATCGGATAACACCTTCCAAAAGTTTAATTTAATTAAACAAATTATATCATCTTCCGTTCTTCCATTTCAACAAAAAGTTTAATATAATTAAACTAATTAGATTTTAGGAGTGAAATGCACAATTATGCTGGGAGAAAAAATACGAAAACTACGTAAACAGAAAAAACTAACCTTAGAACAGCTTGCAGGATCTGAACTTACTAAGGGTATGCTCAGTTTAATTGAAAATAATAAAGCAAAGCCTTCAATGGAAAGTCTAGAATATATTGCGAGTCGACTCGGAGTAGCTATATCAGATTTAATGGGAGAAACAAGTATCCAGGAAACTAGAGAACTATTGGAAAAAGCTGAGGCTTTAATAAATTTGGACTTTGAAAACAATAAGGACAAGTTTAAAGAATTAATTATGTTAATTGAACCATATACACCTAAGCTTTCTCATGGATATGAATCAGCTAGACTGTTAGATATATATAGTCGAAGCCTTTTTCATGAACAGAAAAGTGGCTGGAAGGAACTCGTACAACAGGTTTCAACAATGTATGATGAAATGAATTTAACTGCTAGACGTGCCTCTATCGGAATATTTAATGCTCTTGAAAAATTTTATGAGCACCGCTACTCAGAATCACTGGCGATTTTTATAAATGAACGTAAAGAGGTCGAAGCTAAACATGCCTTTATTGACCCTATGACACGTCTAGACTTTGACTATTATGAAGCAATACTGTACTTCGCGGTGGGTAATGCAGATGCCGCTTCAAAGGTTATTGAAAATGCACTGAGTTATTCAAAGGAGAAAAGAATCTTTTACCTAATTGATGAATTATACCGTATTGCGGCTGCACATTCGATGATGTCTAACGATAAGGAAAAAACGGATTACTTCTTAACTAAGTTAAAGCAATATGGAGAATTTGTTGAAGATTTTAAACCTCTCTTTTTCTATAAATTATTTAAGCTCATGTCTCTAACTTTTGAACAGCATAAATATGGACTAGCTCTGGAATTGATAAATGAGTATTCAGAGGATTTTGCCCTGGTGGAGCAGTTCGGACCTTGGCTTTATATTGAAAAGGGAAAGGCCTTATATGGTTTAGGGCACTATCAAGAGGCGATCGAAAATATCGAAAAGAGTGAAATTCCTCACTATATACATCATCCTTTCGACTTGTCGATTTTCTATATAAAACACGCTTATAAAGCACTGGCATATCTAGCTTTAGAGGATCATTCAAAAGCTTTGCTAACAGCAGAAACAGCGGTTACACTATTCGAACCTTTGCCGGATTCATCTTTTAAGCAATTTTCAAATGAAGTCTACAATAAAATCGTGGAGACACAAAAAAAGGCCTGATTATCAGGTCTTTTAGTTCTTAAGAATATTCTTTCACTATTGTTCTTGCTGCATAATATCCACTTAAACATGATGACAGTGTTCCTGGGCCCGGAAAAACATGTTCCCCCACAATATAAAATTGAGGTAGCTTTGAACGCACTCCCCTAGGCTTCCTAATTGCATTTTTTACAGTTAACGGAAAACCACCGACCCCTGATTTACCAATAAACTTCTCATAAGTTAACGGAGAACCAGCTTCGAAATACTTTAGCTTTTCCTTCACAGGTATTACATGCTCAACCTCATTAAGAATTTCACCTACTAGTTGTTCTTTAGCAAGCTTATATTCCTCTTTAGAGTAAGCATTCCATAAACTGAGGTCTGTATGCACAGATATTGTCATGGCCACCTCATTATTTATTGGCTCACCGTTCTTACCCTTCGCGTTGTGAAATGTAACATAAACTGGCCCATGTGCTCGATTTAAAAGGGTAGACTGAGATGAGCTAGGAACAATTTGGTAAGCAAACGGAAGACTACTGTCTTTTGGAAGTTCTTTTTTAATCTCATCCGATACAATCGCATCTAATCTGAATGCTCCCCAAGAGAATTCACCATCATCTGTGTAACTTGTTTTAGGACCAAAAGATATGCCAGAATTATTAATTACTATATCAAAAAGTGAAGAACACTTTTTACTTTCAATTCCCCATTTCTTCTGAATAGGATCGTAGTTTACTTTCTGAACTGGTGATTTTAGTAGCACTCTGCCGCCGTGCTCCACAATTTTATCAGAAAGTGCTTTGCTTAATTGCCCCATCCCATTTTCAAAAGTAAAGCTCCCTTTTCTGTAAATAGATAGTGCAACACATGAAGGTAAAAGGGCTGCTTCACTTACATCTGTTTGAACAGCGTCAATTAGTTGAGCATCAAGGAAATGAATGAGAGGTTCATATGAATCAAGATTATGTCGTTTTAGTAGATCCCTCACTGTCCACCGAGCAAATCGCGCCAGACGAAGTGCTGCATCAGGGTGTTTTACTAGAAACTTAGGCAACGTTCCTAAGTCATATAATCTTCTAATCGGCAAAGATACCTCAGATTCTGTTACTCCAAGAACATCCTGACTTAATTGGTTAAGTTCATCCCAAAATTTAATGACATCTCCACTTCGATCAGGAAAGGCTAGTTTTAGCTCTTTCTCCCAGCTTTCTTTTGACTTGTAGATGGAAACCTTACCACTCGGTAAAATAACATCCATCGGGTGAAGCATATCATTAACCGGCAGCTCTATTTGTAGTTCATTCACTATTTTTCTTAATACACCATTTTCCTCTAATCCAAAGGCAATGGTAGCTCCAGTAGGGAACATTCTTCCTTTACGAATATACCAACCTGCAGATCCTCCAACTGTAGTAGCTTTTTCTAAAACAGTCACATCATAGCCAGCCTTTGCTAAATAGGCTCCAGCAGTTAACCCACCTATGCCTGCACCGATGATGCATATGGACTTTGTCAATGTTCTCCCTCCTTCCATGAGTTATATATATTCTTTTTAAGAAGATAAGCAGTTGATCTGTTTGATCAACTGCTTTCTTCTAAATTTCCACTTCTATAGCTGTCACAACTAATCGTTCTTCATGTGTTCTTTTAAACGGATTATATGAACCAGTACATGTTATTAACTGCAATCTCTTTTGAGAAGTGAAACCAAATATCTCTTCAAGTGGTCCATCCTGGTATGGATATTTTTCTATTTTTGTTATACGATAGGTGATTTCTCTATTATGACCATCTGTAATAATAATTTTATCATTCAAAGTAACATTTTCTAAATGAAAGAAGATACCAGGACCAAGATAGCTATCCACATGTCCAGCTAACACTACATTCCCGTTCTGACCCGGCTTAGCACCTTGCGTATACCATCCAACTTCCATAACATCCTTTGGTACTTCCATCGTTCCATCCTCTTGAAGTCCCACTGATATGATATTTGCATCTAAGTTTAGAGATGGTATGGCAAGATTCTGAGGAACAAATCCTGTATCTTGCCTTATCACTCTAGTAGAAATCGCTTGATCCTGAAACGATTTACCTTCTACAACCGGTTCTTTATTGACTGAGCCTTCTTGTATCTCATCATATATCATTTCATTCGTTGCACAGCCTGTTAAAGTAAGGAAGAATACTAGACTAAGATTGAAACATGCTTTTTCTTCTAAATAAAAAGTATGAAAGACCTGCTGCTAGTAAAACAATTGGTAGGATAGTTGTAATTAACCCAGTTAACCCACCATTCCCTGTTTTAGGCATCTCTGTAGGCATAGCTGAAGTTGCTGGATCTGCTAATACAATTACATCTAAAGCAGGTTCACCGGCAGCAAGACCTAC
This sequence is a window from Cytobacillus luteolus. Protein-coding genes within it:
- a CDS encoding helix-turn-helix domain-containing protein: MLGEKIRKLRKQKKLTLEQLAGSELTKGMLSLIENNKAKPSMESLEYIASRLGVAISDLMGETSIQETRELLEKAEALINLDFENNKDKFKELIMLIEPYTPKLSHGYESARLLDIYSRSLFHEQKSGWKELVQQVSTMYDEMNLTARRASIGIFNALEKFYEHRYSESLAIFINERKEVEAKHAFIDPMTRLDFDYYEAILYFAVGNADAASKVIENALSYSKEKRIFYLIDELYRIAAAHSMMSNDKEKTDYFLTKLKQYGEFVEDFKPLFFYKLFKLMSLTFEQHKYGLALELINEYSEDFALVEQFGPWLYIEKGKALYGLGHYQEAIENIEKSEIPHYIHHPFDLSIFYIKHAYKALAYLALEDHSKALLTAETAVTLFEPLPDSSFKQFSNEVYNKIVETQKKA
- a CDS encoding phytoene desaturase family protein, which produces MTKSICIIGAGIGGLTAGAYLAKAGYDVTVLEKATTVGGSAGWYIRKGRMFPTGATIAFGLEENGVLRKIVNELQIELPVNDMLHPMDVILPSGKVSIYKSKESWEKELKLAFPDRSGDVIKFWDELNQLSQDVLGVTESEVSLPIRRLYDLGTLPKFLVKHPDAALRLARFARWTVRDLLKRHNLDSYEPLIHFLDAQLIDAVQTDVSEAALLPSCVALSIYRKGSFTFENGMGQLSKALSDKIVEHGGRVLLKSPVQKVNYDPIQKKWGIESKKCSSLFDIVINNSGISFGPKTSYTDDGEFSWGAFRLDAIVSDEIKKELPKDSSLPFAYQIVPSSSQSTLLNRAHGPVYVTFHNAKGKNGEPINNEVAMTISVHTDLSLWNAYSKEEYKLAKEQLVGEILNEVEHVIPVKEKLKYFEAGSPLTYEKFIGKSGVGGFPLTVKNAIRKPRGVRSKLPQFYIVGEHVFPGPGTLSSCLSGYYAARTIVKEYS
- a CDS encoding class F sortase: MIYDEIQEGSVNKEPVVEGKSFQDQAISTRVIRQDTGFVPQNLAIPSLNLDANIISVGLQEDGTMEVPKDVMEVGWYTQGAKPGQNGNVVLAGHVDSYLGPGIFFHLENVTLNDKIIITDGHNREITYRITKIEKYPYQDGPLEEIFGFTSQKRLQLITCTGSYNPFKRTHEERLVVTAIEVEI